Below is a genomic region from Fibrobacter sp. UWP2.
TGCACAAAGCGGCGGACTTCCGTCGGGTTGATGCGGGCGTACTCGGAGAGCGCGCGGCCGATGCCGTTACGGATGTAGTAGTCGTCGTCCTTGGCGCAGGTCAGGCAGAACTGGCGGAGCAGCGGCCAGTCAGTGCGGTCCTTGTATTGAATCTGGAAAATGATGGCGCTGCGGCGCACCCAGATGTTGGGGTCGCGGATCCAAGCGGCAATCTTGCTGCGCAGGGCGGGGAGTCTCCAGGCGAGGTCGCCCAGGATGCAGGCGGCGAGCGTGTCGACGGTATCGCGCCAGGCGCGGGTCTTGATGAGCTTTTTTAAGAAATTGAGGTGCTGCCCACCGAGCATATCTTTGTGGCGGAACAGGTAATCGCAGGCGGCGTACTGTATTTCGCGGTAAGGTTGCGACCACATGTCCTCTACGCGGGCGACTAACTCGGCATCGTCCTTGGGCGGGTACTTGTCAAAGATGGGGTAGGTAACTTCGCGACGCGGCACGAGCCTTATTCCCAGGAAGTCAAACTGCTCACGAGCCTTCTTGGACATCTCGTGTGATTCTTCTTCATTGGAAATTGCGCGGAGTGCGAGCAGAATTTCTTGAGTAAACCTTAACATTATGTGAACAAAAATAGTCCAGAACACAAATAATTTCTAGGTCTTGACAAGCACTTTTTTAAAAAAAATTTCTAGTGGGGGCGATTTTTTTGCAAAAAAAGTGCAAAAAAAGACTTGACAAGCGTTTTTTTTTATAAAATCGGCGTGAAAATCAAAAAGACCTCCCCTTGGGGAGGTCTTTTAGAGGCAACGATCAGACTCGAACTGATGAATAAGGCTTTTGCAGAGCCGCCCCTTACCAACTTGGGTACGTCGCCATTTGTGGAGCACAATATAGGTAATGATGGTCGTTTTGCCAAGGGCAAGGTGGCAAAAAAGCTAAATTTGGGGCATGTTTGGCTCATTTAAGTTGAAATTGGCCGCTTTTCTGGGCACCCTTTGGATTAGAAGCCTCCGGGTGCGAACAACCGCCCCCAAGGACTACAGGTCGGGCGTTATCGGGGTCTGGCATCAGGATCTGCTGGCCTGCGCCGCCGCCTTTAAGGACAAAAACGTGCACGCCTTTGTTTCGGAGTCAAACGACGGCGAACTTTTTGCCCGCGTTACGGAGCGCTTGGGGTACCGTGTGACCCGCGGTTCCGATACGCACGGGGCGCTGAATGTGCGGTATTTGCTTAAAACATTGAGGGAGAACGGCTTTGTGGGAATGGCGCTCGACGGCCCCCGCGGTCCGGCACACGAAGTCAAGCCGGGATCGCTCTGGCTTGCCGAATCCGCCGGTTGTCCCCTGTGGCTTGTGCACGTGCGGTACGGCAGGCATTTTAGGCTTGGGGGATGGGATAATTTTATTGTTCCGCTGCCTCTGACAACAATTGAAGTTGAAATTAAGTATTATTTAGGAGCCAACGAACAAACCACAAGATAGGGAAATACAGCCGTGATAGCATTACCTCCAAAATTTGTCGCATTCGACTTGGAAACGACTGGTCTTATTAATCAAAAGGACGAGATCATTGAAATAGGTGCGGTGAAGTTCACCGTAGTTACAGACGAAAAGGGACGCGTGGTGCCCAAGAACCTGGGCGAGTTCAACACCCTGGTGAAGCCGAACATGCTGATTCCGGCCGAGGCCAGCAATGTGAACCACATTACCAACGACATGGTCGAGAACGCGCCTCCCATTGCCGATTGCCTAAGGAAATTCACGGCGTTCTGCGGCCAGGGGACCATCCTGCTTGCCCACAACGCGAATTTCGACGCGAGCTTTTTGAGGGTGGCCTACGCCAAGAACCCGCAGCTCGTGCCCGGGAACCCGGTGGTCGACAGCCTCGCCATCAGCAAGGCGATTTTGCCTGAGCTTCCCAACCACAAGCTCGGTTACATGGCGGAACAGTTCATGAGGCGCCGCGAGTTCGCCATGAAGATCGATCCCGAAAAAATGCACCGCGCCGTCTACGACTGCGAAATGCTCATGGAAGTGTTCGTGGCGCTCCTCCGCCGTAGGCTCAAGGAGAAGGACTGGGAGATGGGGAACATCATGGCCGCCATGGCGAAGTACAAGGGTGTCCCGCAGTTCATCAACAAGTAGCGAACGTCCCCGACCTGCACATTTAAAAACAACCCGTAGCTTTTGGCTGCGGGCTTTTTTTTTGATTGAGCCCCCAAAAAGGGGATTCTCATAAAACACAAAATACCGCCGGGGCGGAAGCCTAGCGGTTTTGCGTTAATTCCTTAGAGGAGAATTAGATGCCGAGTTCCTGAGCGACGGCTTGGATGCCGAGCTTGTTGATGGTGCGCAGACCAGCAGCACTAACGCGGAGGGTGACCCAGCGATCTTCTTCGGGGATGTAGAAACGCTTCTTCTGGAGGTTCGGAAGCTGCTTCATCAACTTCTTACGGTTAGAGTGGGAAACCATGTTGCCCACGAGGCCGGCCTTGCCGGTAACTTCACAAATGCGGCTCATAATAAACTCCGTTGTTTTTTACGGACACCAATTTTAACTAAAAAATGCCCGCTTGTCAAGGCTAAAGTTTAGTCTTGTAGGGATCCTGGCAGCTTAAATTTCGTGTTTTCGACCAATTTTACAAGATTTTCGACTTCTAGCCCTTTATTTTTTTCCTTCAGGAACTCTACGACGCCCTGGACCAGGACCTCGGGTGCGCTAGCCCCGCTCGAGAGTCCGACGGTATTGACTCCCTCGAACCAGGTCGGGTCCAGGTCGTGCACGTCGGCGATGAGGTGGCTCGGGATGCCCTGCTCGAGCCCGAGTTCCATGAGTCGGGAGGAGTTGGAGGAGTTCTTGGCGCCCACGACCAAAAGCATCTCCACGTGTTGGCAGAGCTCCAGGACGGCGGCCTGGCGGTTGCCCGTCGCGTAGCAGAGGTCCCCGGCGTCGGGACCGATGATGTTTGGGAAGCGTTTTTTGAGGGCTTCGATGATTTTGCGGGTTTCGGCCACCGATAGGGTGGTCTGCGTAATGTAGGCGAGTTCCTTGCTCTCGGGGACTTGGACGGTGTCGACGTCGGCTTCGTTCCCGATGAGGGAGATGGCGCCTTCGGGCAGCTGGCCCAGGGTGCCGACGACCTCGGCGTGACCGGCATGGCCAATCAGGATGATGTGGCGACCGGCGTCGTAGTGGCGTTTGGCACTAAAGTGAACCTTGAGCACCAGCGGGCAACTGGCGTCGAGCACCCGCAGGTGGCGAGCCTCGGCGTCAGAGTAGATTTGCTCGGCAACACCATGGGCCGAGAATATGACGACGGACCCTTCGGGGATTTCGCTTACTTCGTCTACAAAGATGACGCCCTTCGCCTTGAGGGTCTCGACCACGAACTTGTTGTGCACAATCTCGTGGCGCACGTAAATGGGGGTCCCGAATTTTTCGATGGCCTTCTCCACCACGTGGATGGCGCGGTCCACACCGGCGCAGAATCCGCGGGGGGTGGCAAGAACGAGTTTCTTCATGGCTGTTTTTGAACCTTACTTGTATAAATCGCCGAGGAACTCGACGAGCTGTTCGTACGAGTCCTGGATCTTGGTACGTTCGTTGGTGAGGTAGGTACTTACCACGCGGGCGTCGGGGATGTTCCTCTTGGCAAAGCCTGCGGTGGACTGCAACTGGGCGATGACGCCTGCGTTGACAAGGCTGGCCACGGCTTCTTTTTGACCGGTGGCGAAGGGGCCGACGCAGGTGGCGACACCGGCCTGCAAAGGTTCCCAAAAGTCGTGGACGCCGATGCCACGGCTAAATGACCCGCCGACGACTGCCGTTTTGGCGGTGGCGAGCACTTCCTTGGTCTGTCCGTACTTGCTCACGAGGGAAACCGCCCCCTTTTGCACGAGCGGCCATTCCACCACGGTGAGTTCCTGGTCGCTGAGCGCCTTGCGGAAGGCGTTGACCTCGGTGAGGCGTCTTGGGATGAGGACCACGGATTCCTGGCGCTTGATTGAGGAGACGACCATGCGGCAGAGGCTTGCCCATTCGGTCATGTGCATCGAAACGAAAACCGTGTCGACGGTCGGGTTCTCGGGCGCCTTGACGTCCTCGCCCTTGCGGACCCACGGAAGCAGCTTCCAGTCGCCGCCGATCATCATTTTGCCGATGTTCGATTTGGCGGCGACGTTCAAGAAGCGGGAGAGGTCTCCTCCTGTTTGCATACTGGCAAAGCCGACTCCCGAGAAGTCTATGCCCGGGAGGGAGGCGCGGTAGCGCCCGGAGACAATGGCGATGGAGGGCTTGGCCGAAATCCTGCGCATCGAGGAAAGGTAGCCAGGCCACAGTTCGTTTTCGCCGAGGATGAGACCCAGGGGCTTCACCTGCGAGATGAATTTTTTGAGGGCTATCGGGGAATCGGCCGGGGCGATTGCCGCTTCAATACCGGCATCCGATTCCTTGAGGAACTTGAGCACTTCCACCTTTTGGGTGGTGATGAGAATCTTGGGGCAGTTCTCCAAGTCCTCTTGCAGGAACTTGGAGAGGTTCAGGAGCATCTTGCATTCGCCGAGGCTTGCTCCGTGCAGCCAGAGGAACGGTCCCTCGGGCCACGGACCGTCAAAACGGTCGTTGATGTGGAAGCGGTTGTCTACGGCTGGAACCTTGGCGGCGACCTTGGCGGCGGTGCCAATGGCGAGTCGGGCGATGTCAAAAACGTTAAGCATGGCGATTCCTTCGGTCAATAAAATTTCACTAGTACCAATATCAAATTATAAAATATGAGCCACATCCAAGTAGAGGCGTCGGCGCAAAAGGCTTTTAAAAAGGAACGCTCCGGTTTTTGGACCGATTTGGGCTTGTTTCCCTTGGCCCAGCTTCTCCATTGGTCCCCAAACTTGTCTTCCAAAAATCGGTCTTCAATACGGGCGAGCGTAATTTCGAAAGCGACCACGGCGCAGGCGTATGCCATGGTGCATGGGGTCAAGCCCGCATGGAACAAGATGAAACCTAGGGCGACAATTGTGTTGGAAAGGTATAGAGGGTGCCTGGTGTAGGCGTACGGGCCACTGGTGACAAGGGTTTGCGCCTCGTGCCTGGAGCCCCGTGTGTGGTTCCCTATATATTGTCGGGTTCGAATCCGCAGTAGGGCTCCTGCCGACACAAAAAGGAGTGCCGCAATGCAAGCAGGCAGAGAGGGCGGGGTGGGCGGCAAGAGCAGGAGTGTTAGGGCCAACAGGCCAAGGATGTAGCCGCGAAAACGGTAGAGCGCCTTCGAAATGCCGTCGACCTTAGACACGTTCCATCTCCATCACGTTGAACCTTTCGATGAGGGAATCGCTCATCACGTCATGGCTTGCGATCATAACCCACTTGTCGAGAGCCTGGGCGCAGTCGAGGAAGGTGTTCAATAGCGGTTCGCGTTCGGCGAGGGCGACCGCGGCGAACGGCTCGTCCAGCAAAAGGACTGAAGACTTGCTGGCTAGCGCCCAGGTGAGGGCGACTTTGGCTCGCTCGCCTCCCGAGAGCCCTTCCTTGCCGAGCAGGCGTTGCGCCTTTGCAGTTTCAATGAATTTTTCGACTTGCTCGTTGCGGTTGCGCTCCAACTGGGCGAGGAGCAGCTCGCGTGGGGGCAGTTCCAGGTCCTGCGCCACAAAGAATATGCCTGCCTTGCGGGACTTGGCGAGGAGCTCCATGGATCCGGATTCCCATTCCTCGAGCCCGGCGATAAGGCGGAGAAGTGTCGATTTCCCGGTGCCGTTGCGCCCCCGCAAAAGAACGGGCTTGCCTTCGTTGAAACAAATGCTGAGGTCGGAGTAAACCTTGGTCTCGGCGCCGGAGTAACCGAAGGTCCCAGCCTTGATTTTGAGGTCCGAGCCCCCCGCGGCGAGGGCGGTGGTCGCCTGTGCGGCTTCCTTTTTGGGGAGTTCCCCGAACTTGAGCAGAATGCGGAACGCGCTCATGGCGGATCGGAGCTGCGGCATGACCCGTGTTCCCTCTTTGATGGGCTTGTAGCTCAAAAGGACCGCCGAGCAGAACAGGACCAGCCCTTCGTTGTCCATGAGGCCCTTGGAAATCAAGATGGCGCAGAAGGCGAGGACCAGGATCATCGCGAGAACGGAAATCGTCTCGGTCGCAAGCGAGAGGGCGTTCTTTTTGATGCTCGATTTACGGGCCCGGTTGGTGAGCTCCCCCAGGTTTCTTTGCAACTGTTCAGTAACCATGTTCCTCTCGAAGTTGCAACTCCACTTGCGGTAGAGCCTGCGCGCCAAATTCAGGTCTGTGCGGAACTTGGAACGCGTGTACAGGAGAGACTCCTCTTCGGGACCTAGGGCATGGAGCCTGCGTTGCATGAAGGCGACCAACGGGACGACGATGACGAACAGGAACAAGGTGAGCGGCCACGAAATGTATAGCAGCACCGGGAAGAATATGGCGAGCTGGAGGGTCGCCTGCAAGGCGAAGAAGAATACGCTCCCGTTGTTCTGCAACACCTGAGTCGATTCGTAGGCGGTCTCAACCAGGGCGTCTCCCTCGCTGTTGTGGAACAGGCGAGGAGAGAGATTGCGGAGCGTGCGCATAAACCAGATTGTAATCTGGGCGCTCGTATTGTACAAGAATGATTCGGAAGACTTCGTTTTCCAAAACAGGCAGAGGAATCTCAACAGGGTGAGGAGGACCATGAAAAGGATCCATTCCCATAGTTCAAACGGGCAATCGCCCGAGAGCAACTGCATGAAGGCACGAATTCCCCACAGCACGGCGGCATCGGCGAGGCTTGCCACAAGAGCCAAGGGCAAATAGCGCAAAATCCCGTGCAAAAGGGATTTTTTCAACCATTTTTTGAGATTCACAGGGAAAATTTAAAAAAAAACGTCGGGCCCCCTTTACAAAATTGCCCTATTAACTATATTTGGCCCTACATAAGACGCCCCTATCGTCTAGTGGCCTAGGACTCGGGATTTTCATTCCCGCAACAGCGGTTCAAACCCGCTTGGGGGTATAAAAGAACCATTCGAAAGAATGGTTCTTTTATTTTGTGGATGGCCTTGGCGCGAAGCGGCGAGGCCAAACCCCCAAAGTATAAAAAATCAACCATTCGGTTGAACCTCTTTTTTTAGGTTGGCCTTGGCGCGAAGCGGCGAGGCCCAACCCAAACAGGTACAAAAAGCTCTCGCTGAAAAGCGAGTTTTTTTTGTATACCCCCAAGGTTGGCCTCGTCCATGTCTCACGTTCTCTTATTTTAATTTGTACAAAAAGGCCCCGGACGGATGTCCGAGGCTTTTTAAGTTCGCTATTGCCGACACCCTTGCGGGCGCGGTAAACTTACTTGCTGAGCGTGCTGACCTGCACGTCCCAGCTCTGGTTGCCAAGGGCAATGCGGTAGGTGCTTGCGGCGCCGGCCTTCATGTTCTTGGTGTCCACGGCCGGAGCGGCGTTCGGGTCCTTCTTCGGCACGCCAATGTGGCGGTTGCCCTTGAGGAATTCGATACCCTTGTTGCCGGCCTTCGTCTGGAGGCAGCCCGTGATGAAGATGGTCTCGTCGGTAACCGGCAGGCCATTTTCTTCGAGGAGCTTCTTCGCAGCCGGGATGCCCGGTTCGAGGATTTCTTCGGCGCACTGGATGCCCGGATAGGCTTCCTTGAACGGCTTCATGTTGAACTGGTCGGCGGCAATCTTCACGAGCTCCGGATCCGGTTCGCACGGGGTCTTGCCCTGGTAACCGAGGAGCATCTTGCCGTAGCCTTCCGTCATCTTGAACCACGTACCGCGGCCTGCGGCCTGGTTCAGGGTGTTCATGTAGGCCTGCTGGAAGTAGAACTGGGAAACCGGCGTCACAGAAGAGGCAAAGCCACCGCGGCGCACGCATTCACTCATGTTCTCGATAACCTTCGGGAACAGGTGGAAGGTCTTGGTTTCGCGCATCATGAGGGTGTTGGCGGTAAGAGCGCCACCCGGCATGGGGCTGAAGATCACGTCGGTCGTAATCTGACGGGCTTCAGGCGGGAAGTTATAGTCCTTGAGGCATTCAACGGCGACGTTGTTCGCTTCCATGAGTTCCGGAATGTGATCGTCGACGATGCTGTCTTCACCGAGGGCGAGTTTGTATTCCGTACCCTTGAGGGCGTGGAACATGGAGAACAGGTCGGGCTGAGCTGTACCGCCGGAGAGCGGCTTGCGGCCGAGGTCAACACCATCGGCGCCACCTTCGATAGCGGCCTTGTACTGGGCCACACCGGTACCGCAGGTGTCATGGCTGTGGATGCGGAGTTCCACCTTGTCGCCGAGGAGCTTACGAGCGCGCTTGAAGGTCTCGTACACCTTGGTCGGGTTCGTCGTACCGGAAGCGTCCTTGAAGCACACGGAAGCGAACGGAACACCGGCGTCCAAAATGTTGCGGAGGATGCGTTCGTAGAATTCCGGGTTGTGGGCGGCGTTGAGGTCGCATCCCGGAGGCAGTTCCATCATGGTCACGACGACTTCGTGTTCCAGACCGGCGTCGGTGATGCACTTGCCGGAGTAGATCAGGTTGTTCACGTCGTTGAGGGCGTCAAAGTTACGGATGCGGGTCATGCCGTGCTTCTTGAACATGTCGGCATGGAGCTTGATCATGTCGCGCGGCTGCGGGGCGAGGGCCACCACGTTGATACCGCGGGCGAGGGTCTGCAGGCGGACGTTCGGGCCCACGACGCGACGGAATTCGTCCATCATGTCGAAGGCGTCTTCGCCGCAGTTCTGGTAAAGGGCCTGGAAACGGGCGCCACCACCAGCTTCAAAGTGGGTGATGCCGGCCTTGCAGGCAGCTTCGACGGCGGGCATGAAGTCCTTCGCGAAGACACGGGCACCGAAAATAGACTGGAAACCATCGCGGAACGAGGTATCCTGGAACTTGATCTTTTTCATAGTGTTTCCTTGTGGGATAAATCCCTTGTTTTACTGTACAATAAAATACGGGCGTAAATATAGGATTTTAGGTGGAAGACGGAAGACGGAAGGTGGCAGTTGGAGGGCTATGAAAGATGCAAAAAGACGTTTTTCAACGTCAAACTGCCTTTTTGCTCATCAAATGAATTCCATGTCAATAAGCCAGCGCCACATGCAGAACGCCGAGACCGCTAAAAGGAAAACGCACACGATGACGTACTGGACGGGGTGCTCCTTGAAACTATAGTCGGCGTTGCTGTACGAAAAATTGCCGCGAATGACGGCGCTCACGAACCACGAAAAAAAGAGGATAAAGAACAGCAGCGCCACAAAGCCCCTAAATGAACATCATCGTGTTGAGCTTGGCGCGGTACTTCCACGTGAGTTCGTGCTTGGAGCCGAGGACGCCGAACAGCGTGAGCATCGCCTTTTTGGCGGCGCCGTCGTTCCATTCGGGAGCCTCTACGAACAAGTTAAGGAATGCCTGGAGGGCGGCTTCGAAATCTTCGGCGCAGGCGAGTTTGCACGCCTCGTGGTATACGATGGCCTCCTTGCCCTGCACGTCCTTTTTGGCGGCCTCGGCGTGGAAGTCCAAAAGCTCCAAAAGCGATTTTGCTTCGCGGTACTGGTCGTCGGCCTCGGTGAACTTTTGGAGGATTTCTTTTGCCTTGGCGGTGTCGCCCATGCCGATGTTCGCCTTCGCCCAAAGGAGCAACAGTTTTTTGTCGTCGGGAGCCATTTTCAGTGCCTCGTCCAGCATGGGGAGGGCGCTTTCGAAGTCCTTGTTCGCGATGGCCTCTTCGAGGGCGTTCGCCTGGCGGGCCTCGTCACTCACATAGAACTTTTCCAGGCGTTTTTTGAGGTCGGCTTCGGGGAGCACCCCCTGGATGACGTCGGCGATTTCGCCTTTGCTTACCACGTGAACTTCGGGGACGCTCTGTACGCGGAAAGCCTGGATAAGCCGCATGTTCTCGCGCTCGTCGCAGCTCACGACTCCCAAGGTGAAGTCTAAACTGGTAGAGAGGCTGCCCAACAGTTGGGAGTAGCCGGCGCAGTCCGGGTATTCGGCAGAGGAGAAAAGAACTGCGACGGCGCGGGACTCGGAAGCCTCAATGACTTCGGATTGGAAATTTTCGGAGGTGATCTGTACAACTTTAGCCATGCGTTAAATTTAGTTAATAGTTGCACACACCTTTGGTGCAGTTGGTAGTTGCTAGCGAAATTACTATATTCCCCATCATGAGTATATGTCCTTTTTGCAAGTCCGAAGTTGCCGAGATAAAAATCCACCACCTGGATTTACGGATATGCCCCAAGTGCTATTCCACGTTTTTCCCATGCGACCAGACTATGGCTTTTCGCGGTGACCTGACCGACAAGTCCCGGGAATTGTGGTACAAGGCGCTCCTTGCCAAGAACCCAGTGGACCCCGATACGTCGAACGCCTGCTGTATTGATCACGGAGAACCTCTGGTCGAGGGCAAACTACCCGATTACGGGTACGACGGCAAGGTGACTACCTGTTGCAAAATGTTCCACTTGACGCCTTCGATGACGCTCGAGTTGCTGAAGCACACTCTGGATACGGGTTTCCAAAAACCGGAGGCAAAGGGGAAACATCACTTTTTCTTTATTCGTTGGTTGGATGCTTTGGTTTCTAAGTTGTTTGGAGAGAAAATGCCCGAGGACGATCCCTTGGACGCGATACAATACAATCTCTACATAAAGAAATACATTGAATAGCATGAGAAAGACATACGCCGTATTGGCTGCCGTTGCGGCCGTCATTTTAATCGTTTATTCGCTTTTGCCCGACAAGTTCTTTGAAGAAAGCGTTTTCCCGACACAGGAAAAAATTACTGTCATTGAGTATGACGACGCTACAGACGGTGGCGAGTCTGTCGCCAAGATGACGCAAGGGGATTCCTCGCTCTCATTTGAATGCACGCTGGGCACAGACACATCCAAGTTCGCCTGGTGTGGGCTCTTGTGGAACATGGATCCCGACAGTGCGATGGATTACCGCAACTGGACGTTTGTCGATACACTTGTTTTTGACGTTGAAGCCCATGGTACGCAGGAAATTCTTGTGAAAGTGTGGGCGTACGACCCCGACGTGACCGACATCAGCAAGCCCAAGACTTTTCGCCTGCTGATGAAGGAAGTCCCCCTGAAGGAGGGGAGACAACGCGTGGCGCTCCCGATGGAACAGCTCTATACGCCCGACTTTTGGTACGACGATGGTCACGTTGACCGCGAACTCAAACAGCGCCATCAAGAGACGGTGGCTCGCTTAGAAATTGCCCCGGGTTGGAACCAGCCCCGTGGTCAGCGGTTTCAGTTGAAGTTCTTTGAAATCAAGGCGACGGGAGTCAGCAACTTCTACTTTGGTATAGTTCTGTTCGCCTTCTTGGGAATCACCATTGTAGCCGTGGGCCGCCGTCACAAGTCAAAAAACGATGTCGAAGATTAGTAAAGTCATAGGCGTTGCCGCCTTCGCAGTGGCGTTTGGCGTTTGGGGCGTCGTGTTCTTGATGTTCAGGAACACCGCCTTGACGATGTTCCCCGGGGGCGGTTACGAAGTTTACGCGCTTACCGATAATGCTGCGGGCGGGTATTCCACCTCGGATTTGACTGTGGGTGATTCCAGTATTGCCGCTCATATTAATGTGCGCAGTGGGAAGGCCTACCCCTATGCGGGGATAGGCTTCAATTTGATGTCTTTGAACCATCGTCCGTCGGGCTACTTCGATTTCTCCCGGTTTGATTCCGTTGCCGTCGTGGTGGCGGCCGGTCGTATGCGTACAGTGACGTTCCGCATCATGACCAACGACCCGGTGTATTCCAGGGCGGGCGCTTATTTGACCTACCGCCCCCTGGAGGTGCAACTACCGGTTGGCGCTTCGTTTGCCGAACTCAAAGCGTCACTTGTCGATTTCAAGAACAAGGAATGGTGGTTGGTGGCGCAAGGCCTCGATAAGGATGACGGCCTCTCGTATTTTTACAACTCTGCCGTGTTCGAAGTATTCAATGGCGAAAGCACATTGCGCGGCATCCCCGACGATATCGAACTCAAGTCCATTCGCATGTGGGGCGAAAATCGCGATTTCCAAAAGGGCATGTTCTTTGCGGCGGGCTTGCTTGTGTTTTTGCTTGCGGGCTTTGTGACTTTTTGGGTTCGCGCATCCAAGGCAAAACAAAATCCGTTGCAACCCAAAATGGAGATGGCAGCCAAGTTGCTAAAAACTACCGACAAGTCGGTGGCCGAAATCGCCATTGCGGTGGGTGAAAAGTCCCCGTCGCAGTTCGAAGGTGATTTCAAAAAAATCTACGGCAAAAAGCCGCTGGACTACAGGAGGGAGAATGTATAGACGTTGGACCCTGGATAGGGTGATGCATTTTATTTTGATTTCCCTCGGCATCGTAATCGCCCTCCTGTTGGTTGATTACCTGCAAGGGGTGCTCTTCCCGTTCTTTGCTGCGTTTTTGCTCGCCTATATTGCTGACCCGTTGGTCAACAAGCTGCAGGTCAAAGTCAAGCACCGCATTATTGCCGTGCTCATTGTGTTGATTTCTGCGATTCTTATTGTGGCGGGGGCGCTTCGCATCTTTATCCCGATGGTAGTGAGCGAAGTGCGGAACCTCGGGGTTCTCATTTCTAAAATGTTCAACGATTCCGACTGGTCCGCTCGCATAGCCAACCTGATGCCGGGCGACCTGTACGAGACTGTTCGCGGGATGGTCTCGTGGGAACAGCTGGGCGCCGCCATGCAAAGCCTTGACTTTTGGAACGAAGTGCAGAC
It encodes:
- a CDS encoding tetratricopeptide repeat protein; the encoded protein is MAKVVQITSENFQSEVIEASESRAVAVLFSSAEYPDCAGYSQLLGSLSTSLDFTLGVVSCDERENMRLIQAFRVQSVPEVHVVSKGEIADVIQGVLPEADLKKRLEKFYVSDEARQANALEEAIANKDFESALPMLDEALKMAPDDKKLLLLWAKANIGMGDTAKAKEILQKFTEADDQYREAKSLLELLDFHAEAAKKDVQGKEAIVYHEACKLACAEDFEAALQAFLNLFVEAPEWNDGAAKKAMLTLFGVLGSKHELTWKYRAKLNTMMFI
- a CDS encoding helix-turn-helix domain-containing protein, encoding MSKISKVIGVAAFAVAFGVWGVVFLMFRNTALTMFPGGGYEVYALTDNAAGGYSTSDLTVGDSSIAAHINVRSGKAYPYAGIGFNLMSLNHRPSGYFDFSRFDSVAVVVAAGRMRTVTFRIMTNDPVYSRAGAYLTYRPLEVQLPVGASFAELKASLVDFKNKEWWLVAQGLDKDDGLSYFYNSAVFEVFNGESTLRGIPDDIELKSIRMWGENRDFQKGMFFAAGLLVFLLAGFVTFWVRASKAKQNPLQPKMEMAAKLLKTTDKSVAEIAIAVGEKSPSQFEGDFKKIYGKKPLDYRRENV